A genome region from Cucumis sativus cultivar 9930 chromosome 4, Cucumber_9930_V3, whole genome shotgun sequence includes the following:
- the LOC101209472 gene encoding BAHD acyltransferase DCR: protein MPSSTTAILSNSTVFPDSKSTIKKLKLSVSDLPMLSCHYIQKGVLLPSPPSSFPDLILSLKRSLSAALSHFPALAGRLTTDPDGAIFLLCNDAGVDFIEAKAKHLSLHSLLSPLDIPVCFRAFFAFDRTLSYLGHNKPLAAVQVTELADGLFIGCTVNHAVADGTSFWHFFNTFAEINFGKGKISNTPDFTRDTAFNSPAVLKFPPGGPTETFAGNTRLRERIFHFSREAILRLKYRANGVDVQRKRMSNGNCEAVEYFGKQLNDSWKTVNGKRNGDVSDGKLEISSFQSLCAQLWRSVTRARKLNATKTTTFRMAVNCRHRLQPPMPSLYFGNAIQSIPNVALVGELLSKDLGWCGTLIHRNVAAHNDATVRGGIGDWEKAPRLFPLGNADGASVTMGSSPRFPMYNNDFGWGRPVAVRSGSANKFDGKMSAFPGKEGNGSVDLEVVLSPETMAALESDLEFMQYVSIRV from the coding sequence ATGCCTTCTTCAACCACCGCCATCCTCTCCAACTCCACCGTATTTCCCGATAGTAAATCCACCATTAAGAAACTCAAGCTCTCCGTCTCCGACCTCCCTATGCTCTCTTGCCATTACATTCAGAAAGGCGTTCTTCTCCCCTCTCCTCCCTCTTCCTTCCCCGACctcattctctctctcaaacGCTCTCTCTCCGCTGCTCTCTCTCACTTCCCCGCCCTCGCCGGCCGCCTCACCACCGACCCCGACGGCGCTATTTTCCTCTTATGTAACGATGCCGGCGTCGATTTCATCGAAGCTAAGGCCAAACACCTTTCCCTccactctcttctttctcctcttgATATTCCGGTTTGCTTCAGGGCATTTTTCGCCTTCGATCGGACTTTGAGCTATTTAGGCCATAATAAGCCTTTGGCGGCAGTACAAGTCACCGAGCTAGCCGATGGCCTCTTTATTGGATGTACAGTCAACCACGCCGTCGCCGACGGCACTTCGTTCTGGCATTTTTTCAATACGTTTGCAGAGATTAACTTCGGAAAGGGGAAAATCTCTAACACGCCGGATTTTACCCGGGACACGGCGTTTAACTCGCCGGCGGTGTTGAAGTTTCCTCCCGGTGGTCCGACGGAGACGTTCGCCGGAAATACGCGGCTGCGGGAGaggatttttcattttagcaGAGAAGCAATTTTGCGGCTGAAATACAGAGCCAATGGAGTTGATGTCCAACGGAAACGAATGAGTAACGGAAACTGCGAGGCCGTTGAGTATTTCGGCAAGCAATTGAATGACAGTTGGAAAACCGTTAACGGAAAGCGAAATGGCGACGTATCTGATGGGAAATTGGAAATTTCGTCTTTCCAATCTCTCTGTGCGCAGTTATGGCGTTCAGTGACGAGAGCAAGAAAATTGAACGCAACCAAAACGACGACGTTTCGAATGGCCGTGAACTGCCGTCACCGCCTGCAGCCGCCGATGCCGTCGCTTTATTTCGGAAACGCAATACAGAGCATTCCAAACGTGGCTCTGGTGGGGGAGCTTCTGTCCAAAGATTTAGGCTGGTGCGGCACTTTGATCCACCGGAATGTGGCAGCGCACAACGATGCGACCGTGCGTGGTGGCATTGGTGATTGGGAGAAAGCGCCACGGTTGTTTCCGCTCGGGAACGCGGATGGTGCGTCGGTGACGATGGGAAGCTCGCCGAGATTTCCGATGTATAACAATGATTTTGGATGGGGGAGGCCGGTGGCGGTTCGAAGCGGGAGTGCGAATAAGTTTGATGGTAAAATGTCGGCATTTCCGGGGAAGGAAGGGAATGGAAGTGTGGATTTGGAGGTGGTTTTGTCGCCAGAAACAATGGCGGCTCTTGAAAGTGATTTAGAGTTCATGCAATATGTATCGATTAGAGTGTGA